Genomic window (Zingiber officinale cultivar Zhangliang chromosome 2B, Zo_v1.1, whole genome shotgun sequence):
ATCCCGTAGACTCAGCTAGACTTCTAGTCATATATCAAGTCATATTTTGCTCTATTATCAGGTCCTCAGATCTAACTGGGCCTCAACCTGATGTCAGGTCCTCTAAACCTGTCAATTTCTACACATTCAATAAAAATATCATATCACACATAATCTAACTTTAACTATTTATGGTTCAtcaaaattaaagtttaattattAATATCAACTACATTAACAGTTAAGTGGTCCATGATCTCCGCTTTGTGATCCATGTTGCGGACCATGATTTCCACAAATCATAGGATATGGTAATTTCTTTTCAACCAACTCAGTGTGATGGTATGAGTTTATATATATTCATATTCATTTTTGGAGGTCCCTAAGCCTACTCTCTCCACTGAAATATACATCATTATATTCAGTGAGACAAGGTTTAAAGCACCAAAAATTCCGAAACCAAACACAATTTAGTGTGAGTCGCAATGGCTGGCAATTTCAATTCCGCTTTTCATATGAATATGTTATTAATGATACTAAATATGCTCAAatcgatttaatttatatttacatCTAGACGAAGTCATCAGATCAAATCGTTCCTATCATCCAACTTTTTCTAGTTTATAAGAGGCGCTACAATGTTTGAAGATCATCTGATCTACATTTGTCCACAACCCCTCACTTCCACCCCTTGTATTCTTTTATAATTAATGTCTATTGCATTTGAAGGTCCAGGCTTGGCACGCATTGTAAACTGCACAAACAAAAGATCGGCTAATTTTTGAATCTATTTACAATTGTAGAACGCAATAGTTTTTCTGAAAGGAATCAAGCATGAAATGGGTTTTTTCTTCTTGGAGCTGGTGTGAAGTCATTGCCACGCACAAAAATCTTCTTGAGAAGGAATGAAATGGGTTTTTTCTTCTTCACATTGTGGTCGCCCAACAACATATTTTTCAATTTGGGTAGTACGATCGTAGTGTTAGGTGAGAGGTCCCCATTGCTTTCATCCTCCAATGATTCAAATTTGGCACTAGCAGTTCTGTCAACTTCCAAGCTTGATGGCCAATTTCGGAACCTGTTCAATGGCGGGTTTACTCTACCTTCTTCAACTATCCCTGCTCCCGTACTAGACCTGGACTTTGACTTGTGTATGAGTAACTTTGTTAGTTCTTGTTGTAGTTTATTAACCTCTTCAACTGTGAAATCAGTTAAATCATCAGAGCAATGGAGGTTCTGAGGATGGTCATCCTTCTGAGGTTCTTCCTTCAATCTATTATTTCCAAATGTGCCGATTGCCAACAATGCTTGTGGCCAGTCATTGGGTTCTTGTTTCAGCTTGTCAGATATGGAATTATCTGAAGATAAATAAGTAGAGACAAGTTTTCATCAACAAGACTAAATGATGGAGCAGTGATGCTCGATTACATTTCCCAAAGTGATTTATTTCCTCAGGAAAACATTTAAAGAAAGAGACATCAGTTGGACAGTTTTCAAgtgtttaagttttgaaaataacctAATCAAATCTTTAACACTGTATCAATTTAGTTCGAGCGATAAATCTGTCTTCTTGTTTATGCTAAAGTTGTCCTTCTACAACAGTGCATTGTTGGATCTATCAGTTGACTCATAAAACGTAGCTACTGGTTGTCTTGTACTATCTTGAAATTTTACTCCACGGATAATGCATGCATAACTCTCTTAATCAGGTGGGAATGTTACatcataaatattaaatttaaccATTTCCtaacattttgaatttttatcATAAGCAATAATCAATTTTGATCCTTAGCAGTCTTCATAAAGACATTCCAATATATTTGAAATTGGTGCATTTACCCACAACTGGTGCAGTTGGATAGGGAAAACACATCTTTGAAGATAGAAAGCTCTTTAAGTTCAAACAAATATCAAGCATCTGCATAGCATAGGGGCACATGCATTTctatgttttaaagaaaaaaaaaataaaaagaaaagaatgaaTAACAGAAAAGTAATGGACACAAATTAAGTAGCACATTTTATCCTCAGTACT
Coding sequences:
- the LOC122048486 gene encoding protein LAZY 4-like produces the protein KLVSTYLSSDNSISDKLKQEPNDWPQALLAIGTFGNNRLKEEPQKDDHPQNLHCSDDLTDFTVEEVNKLQQELTKLLIHKSKSRSSTGAGIVEEGRVNPPLNRFRNWPSSLEVDRTASAKFESLEDESNGDLSPNTTIVLPKLKNMLLGDHNVKKKKPISFLLKKIFVRGNDFTPAPRRKNPFHA